Proteins co-encoded in one Flavivirga eckloniae genomic window:
- a CDS encoding helix-turn-helix domain-containing protein: MFKKILLVEDIDTISDGIASKIKQGVGITNITIAQYCDNAYIKFVKAEIDQEPFDLLITDLSFKKDYRESSISSGEQLIKKLRDKNYNIPIVVYSIEERPSVIKKLMERYGVSAYVFKGRNSAKSMIDALKCVKESKRFISEELTATLRKKEIFTLKEFDAILLHQLSKGSTQEEISIILKEKSISPNSLSSIEKRLNRLKEELKAKTTIQLIANAKDLGLI, from the coding sequence ATGTTTAAAAAAATTCTCCTTGTAGAAGATATTGATACCATTAGTGATGGTATTGCCTCAAAAATAAAGCAAGGGGTAGGGATTACAAATATAACTATAGCTCAATATTGTGATAATGCTTATATAAAGTTTGTAAAAGCAGAGATAGACCAGGAACCTTTTGATCTTTTAATTACAGACCTCTCCTTTAAAAAAGATTATAGAGAAAGTAGTATATCTTCCGGGGAACAATTAATTAAAAAATTACGCGATAAAAATTACAACATTCCTATTGTTGTATATTCCATTGAAGAGCGCCCTTCTGTAATTAAAAAACTTATGGAAAGGTATGGTGTTTCTGCTTACGTTTTTAAAGGTAGAAACAGTGCAAAAAGTATGATTGATGCACTAAAGTGTGTTAAAGAAAGTAAGCGTTTTATTTCGGAAGAATTAACAGCAACTTTAAGAAAAAAAGAAATTTTCACTTTAAAAGAGTTTGATGCCATCTTACTACATCAATTATCTAAAGGAAGCACTCAGGAAGAAATTTCTATTATTTTAAAAGAAAAAAGCATATCTCCCAATAGTTTAAGTTCTATAGAAAAAAGACTAAACAGATTAAAAGAAGAACTTAAAGCGAAAACTACAATACAATTAATTGCAAATGCGAAAGACTTGGGTTTAATATAA